From the genome of Brassica oleracea var. oleracea cultivar TO1000 chromosome C4, BOL, whole genome shotgun sequence:
CTTTGAAACCGAAAAGTTAAAACCGAATCGAGAACCAAATGGGTATATGTATTTTTAAAATAAAAATTATGTACTTACAAATATTAATTATATTTAATTTCTAAACAACCAAATATCTTAAAATACTATTTATAGACCGAATTACCCGAAAACAAAATTACTCAAATATTGTTTATTCAAAAGATTAAAAGTATTCAAATTATTCAATATTTTTTATCCGAAAAACCCGAATTACCTGATATTTAAGCTAAAAACGCCAAATTTTCTGATATTTTTTTTATCTATAAATCCGTAATTACACGCAAAACCAAAATCCAATCGAAACTGAATTGGACCCAATTTTTTACATATTAGTTGGTTCCTAACTTTGCTACTGAACCGAATCAAAAGCCAAAATAACCCAACTGAAACCAAACTAAACTTTGTAAATACATGAACGGTTCCTAAATTCTAAAACCAAAACACCAAAACCAAAATACTCAATCCAAAACTGAATGATCAGGTCTAATAGTGCATCTACATTTAAATGGTGTAAAGAAAGCATTATAATTTTACAAATTGTGTAACTCCTTTTAGTGGATAAATATTTGGTTTATAAACGGATTACGATATAAGCAGTGTTTTTATATCCAATCCGGACCGGCAGTCGAACCAATAAACTCGGTGACTGTATTTAATCAAGATTGGTTAGTGCTCTTCATGTAGTATTCTATTTGAGGTTATACCAACTGATATGTTTCTACAAAATTCAGATTTAATAAAAATCTATTAATTCAAAATATGGTAAACCTCAAAAACCCGCCATTAACATGTGAACCGGCATCGATTGACCCATGAAAAATCCAGAAAAATCCAGAAAAATCTTATAATATTTTTTTAATTGATTAAACTTCTACTATACTTTATAATAGTACATAAAAATGAATAAATTATTTAATTTGTCATATTAAGTAAATTAATTGTATTAATGTTTGCATTTCAATTTATAGGTATTTAAACCATAACTTTTTTTTACATACAATATTTAAAATATTAATGAGCTAGATAATGTAATTATGTATGACATTCAAAACTGTATCCTTTTCGCATTGTATCGTGCTAAATTTTCTTTCTTTTTTTGTTTAACCTGTTTTGTATAGATAATCTGAGAAAAAAGAAATAAGAAGTAATTAGTATTAAAAAAATAAAAATAAAAGAAATCAACGTTGTTGTATGACTTTTCCACGTTGATTAGTAATACTTATTACTTAAGAGTAGTGATCGGTAAAAAAGTAAAACCAAATGAATTTTATGTAAGGGTCCCACAATTAGGTTGATTATATAATAAAGGTAGATTATGATATTTAGTTTTATGTAAAAGGTTGGGTTAGACGAAAGAGTGCAACAAGTTGCATAAGTAGATTTTTTTTTAAAAAATTATTCTCTTTTAATAGTATAGATTATATGCCATAAGAATCAAAACAATCCGTAATGTTTTGTTTGAATTAATTGTAGGAACAAAATAATAATTAATAGTAATAGATAGGCCAAACAACTTTTAAGTAGTTTTTTTAAGATTTCTTCTCATTTAATAGTATAGATAGTATAACTTACTACCGAAATATGAAGTGGAATATTCTTCTCAAAGGTTGATATCTCAGAATTTTTAAAAATATAGGTGACTTTCAGTTGATAATTGGGAAAATGGTTTTTTTAAGCCAAAAAATGATAATTATGTCCTATTAGGTAAAAATTATTTTGTACAACTTTTTCTTTTAACACTCTTTAATATTTTCCAAAATAAATCAAATAAATAGTTTTACAAACAAAAAAATATTCAGAAATGTTAACAACTGATTAAATACTTATATCAACTTATTGGTATTTTTTTTCACTTCTAAAAATGTTTAAATCATAATTTCATATTTTTTTCTACAAAAAGTAAAATTGACATTCTACACAGTAGAAAATGTAATCCACTTTTTTCATCGAATCTAATATGTTTAGAATACGTGATCTACCTAAATAATAGTAATCTAAAAAAAATTGGAAAACACATTACGGGCTTAATCTATCGTTCTAAAATCTGTAGAATCCGAAATCTACCCATTACTATAAATCTAAAATCTGTAGAAATCGAAATCTATACATTACTATAAATCTAAAACTAGTAGAAATCGATTTCAAAGATGTTTATTGTATGTTCTACATATAGTAGAATACAAATTATAAAGATAAGGATAACCAGTTCCAAAAATATGGGAAGAGAATATTTGGAAATATTCAGTTTCCTTATATTTATTAAATCAATTTTTTTTAAAAGAAAATCGTTATTTATAAAATCAATTTTAAATTAAAAAAATTAAAACATCAATTTGAAAACTTCTTCTCACGCCATCTTCTTCTCCCCTTTGTTCTTCAAGGAGAAGAGAAAAATAGGTTTGATTGATTAGAATCGAGTTTTAAGAGTTTATCTCGTGTTTGTTCGGTTCAAATCAAGTGCGAATCAAACCGGATTTAACCGACGAAAACTAGGAAATCGATTTGGAGGACTTACCTGGTCACGGGATCGATCGATCCCGAAGACGCGACCGATCGATCAAAGTGGAAACCGATTGATCGAAATGGAATCGAGCTTCTGCGATCAACTGACCTGGGCTGGGTCAATGAGTATATGCTCCGCATATTTTTGTTGTTCTAGATATATTTATCAAGATCAACCGGTTCAGACCGAACGGTTGCTTACGGGATCGATCGATCCCTTTGAGAAAAAAAAACTTCCAACTTTAGTTTTTTTTGGACTTTTAGTATTTTTTCTAATTAATCCAGTTGAAAATTATATTTTAATATTTAACAATTATTTTGTTAATTGAAATTTCGAATTTTTAATAAAAATTAAGGGCAATATTGTTATTTTATAAATATTTCGACTAATATGACATGAAGTATATGAGATTAGCCTAATAGGACATACTTATCAGTTTTTGGTGTAAAAAAACAATTTTCCGTAGATAATTTAACTATTTCTAAAAATTAAAAAGTAAATACATAATTATAACATTAATTTTCTTTAAGCGATTACATACTACATACTACATACTACATACTACATAGCTTGTTCTAGAATAGTGGATGATTAAAAAATAAAATACACTATAATGTTAAATGAAAATAAAGAAAATAATATTTAATTAATATTAGCATTAAACTTATAAAATCACAAAAGAGTTGAAACATAAATCAGAATCCCAAATAAGAATGGTGTGAAATTTGCAAAAATGTTCCGCAGGTTGTTTAACGGTTTTAAACCCTTAAATCTATCATAAACAAGTAAATTAATCATCTTCGTTAAATTACCTCTCAAAACATAAACATGTAACAAAATAGCTAGAGAGAGATATATACCTGCATCAAAGCCCTTGTCACGAAGAAAGCCATCAGTTGACGCTTGGGAAAACCATGTCGAAGAATATCTCCGACGAACTTTCCGGTAGCCTCCGTCGCGGCCATTATTTTCATCCGATCTTCGCCGACGGATAAACCTTCTCGAAGCTTCCGTAACCTTTCCTTAACATCCTCGTACTCGTTGTCCGAAGAACCTTCCAATTCCTCTTCCGGACTCTTCTTTTCTCCCTGCATTTCAATAAACGAGGCAACCAAATCCCAAAGATCCGCCGTGTCCTTCGGTGAGTGATAGCTTCTGCTGCTATTTTCACACTTCGGACGGCTGCCTTCGCCGTCGCCACGTTGAAAGCCGACTCAGTTCTCTTGAATCTCCCACGAATCTCCACCATCTTGTTCTTTATTTCGTCGTCTTGTATATACTCTGATAAGTTCTTGTTCGTTTGTACATCTCGAAGATGCATCCATATGGTCCATCTAGATGTGTTATCCAGATGTTTCATCTGGATGTGTTATCCAGATGTTTCATCTGGGTGTTTTTCGTTTCTTCATTTCGTCAATGCATCCAGATAAATCATCTAAATGTAAGTATGTTCGTTTTTTTAACTTACATCTGCATCCAGGTGGACTTGTTAATAAAATGACTAAAATATATTTTCCTGTCAAATCCGCAAAACGCACTTTTTCGTTAAAAACACATTTTCCGCCAAACCGCAAAACGTAATTTTTCTGCCAAAACCGTAAAAATGCTATTTTTCAGTCGAAACATAAAAAAATATATTTTAGTCATTTTATTAACAAGTCCACCTAGATGCAGATGCAAGTTAAAAAAACGAACATAGCTGCATTCAGATGATTCATATGGATGCATGGACGAAATGAAGAAACGAACAACACCCAGATGAAGCATCTGGATAATACATCTAAATGGACCATCTGAATGCATCTTCCAGATGTCCAAACGAACAGGGCCTTAGTCTAACGTGACGGCGCGCATGAATACATGTGCCAGACAACAGGTTAGTCAAGGTTAACCTGTGATTGTCACGTGAAATGATGTGGTTATTCTGTTTCCTAGTTGGTTTGAGTTTTTGTACCATTTATCTTCCGATGTGGAAAAAAGATGCAGGCTCAAAACCCAGATAAATGTCTTGGTTCAATGTATCTAAGGAAAATCTCTAGGTATCCTTTTTTGATAACCCGAGGTATCCAGCGGATCGAGACCCAGTTCGGGCCTGTCTACCGACACTAACATACCTGATTGTTCGTAGTGGAAATTAGAGACCCATGTCATCTATTCACGTAAATGGACATATCTGGTGAAGGACCTTAGGAACAGATCACTTTACTGGTACATATTGGACATGAACTCCGGATGGAGAACTGAATTGATTGAAGGGTCGCACGAAGGTTGCGGAAGTCCTCCGATATTCCCGACTCCAATGGTGCTTTATATGACTCACAAGACCACCAAATGAAGGTTCTCTCGTCGTTGCTTGATATGACTCACAAGTCCAACGATTTGAGGAAGTGTTTACTTGGATATGACTCACCAAGAAGTAAGACAAGTTCTTACAAAGAACAAAGAGTTTCAACTCATAAAATTCAAGACAAAATCGATTGCTTTATTCATCATAGAGTTTACATATTTATAGGAGTTCTAGTCAAAGACATTAAGTAGAAAATGTAGAAAACAATGCATAGAAAATATATTTTTGACTAGAAAATAATAAAGATAGCCAAGACACAGAAATGGGAGAAGACTGGTCGATCAGACCCTTCGGCTACTCTTGTCCAGGTTTGATGTATCCTGATGTGTACATGGCGGTA
Proteins encoded in this window:
- the LOC106338415 gene encoding LOW QUALITY PROTEIN: uncharacterized protein LOC106338415 (The sequence of the model RefSeq protein was modified relative to this genomic sequence to represent the inferred CDS: inserted 1 base in 1 codon; deleted 2 bases in 1 codon; substituted 1 base at 1 genomic stop codon) — protein: MVEIRGRFKRTESAFNVATAKARPKCENSSRSYHSPKDTADLWDLVASFIEMQGEKKSPEEELEGSSDNEYEDVKERLRKLREGLSVGEDRMKIMAATEATGKFVGDILRHGFPKRQLMAXLRDKGFDAGLCKSRSERFNNNTAGKYEYVDVRCGGDYNRYIVETNLAEEFEIARPTKRYTSIISQVPRVFVGTPEDLKKLVKIMCHEMRRSMKQVGIHVPPWRRKGYMQAKWFSFYXRTSTTTNHEMVDNI